The Arvicanthis niloticus isolate mArvNil1 chromosome 2, mArvNil1.pat.X, whole genome shotgun sequence genome includes a window with the following:
- the LOC117704071 gene encoding olfactory receptor 10AG1-like isoform X1, whose product MRRSKEERKIKPEKSNASSLIEFILLGFSDVPSLQWILFGIFLIMYLTILMCNSTIVLITRTDPALQTPMYFFLSNFSFVEICYVTVTIPRMLVDLCTQKGNISIFACATQMCFILMLGGTECLLLTAMAYDRYVAICNPLHYSLVMNHRICTQLVSACWISVIPVVIGQTYQIFSLPFCGSNRINHFICDIPPVLKLACGDTFVNEIAVYIVAMVFVMVPFMLIIFSYCKIICSILKLSSAKGRTKAFSTCSSHLIVVVLFYGTAGITYLQPKPNQSEITGKLLSLFYTILIPTLNPIIYTLRNKDITVALRKLLNKILV is encoded by the exons ATGCGAAGGTCCAAAG AGGAACGAAAAATTAAACCAGAAAAATCGAATGCCTCTTCTCTGATAGAATTTATTCTACTGGGTTTTTCTGATGTCCCAAGTCTCCAATGGATCCTGTTTGGAATATTTTTGATCATGTATTTGACGATTCTGATGTGCAACAGTACTATAGTGCTAATAACAAGAACTGACCCTGCTCTGCAGACCCCTATGTATTTTTTCCTtagcaatttttcttttgtagaaataTGTTATGTAACAGTCACAATCCCAAGAATGCTTGTGGACCTCTGTACTCAAAAAGGAAATATCTCTATATTTGCCTGTGCCACTCAAATGTGTTTTATCCTTATGCTTGGAGGCACAGAGTGCCTCCTCCTGACAGCAATGGCTTATGACCGTTACGTGGCCATTTGTAACCCTCTACACTATTCTTTAGTCATGAACCACAGGATCTGTACACAATTAGTGTCAGCCTGCTGGATCAGTGTCATACCAGTTGTAATTGGACAAACGTATCAGATTTTCTCTCTGCCATTTTGTGGCTCTAACAGAATTAATCACTTCATCTGTGACATTCCACCAGTGCTCAAACTTGCTTGTGGTGACACATTTGTGAATGAGATAGCAGTCTACATAGTtgcaatggtatttgtcatggtTCCCTTTATGCTAATCATTTTTTCCTATTGCAAAATTATCTGCAGCATTCTGAAACTGTCATCAGCCAAAGGAAGGACCAAAGCTTTCTCCACCTGTTCCTCTCACCTGATAGTTGTAGTCTTATTCTATGGAACAGCTGGCATCACATACTTACAACCCAAGCCAAATCAATCAGAAATAACTGGAAAACTGTTGTCTCTTTTTTACACCATTTTGATACCAACTCTGAATCCTATTATATACACTCTAAGGaacaaggacatcactgtggctcTGAGAAAATTACTCAATAAGATACTAGTGTGA
- the LOC117704071 gene encoding olfactory receptor 10AG1-like isoform X2 — MYEEKEERKIKPEKSNASSLIEFILLGFSDVPSLQWILFGIFLIMYLTILMCNSTIVLITRTDPALQTPMYFFLSNFSFVEICYVTVTIPRMLVDLCTQKGNISIFACATQMCFILMLGGTECLLLTAMAYDRYVAICNPLHYSLVMNHRICTQLVSACWISVIPVVIGQTYQIFSLPFCGSNRINHFICDIPPVLKLACGDTFVNEIAVYIVAMVFVMVPFMLIIFSYCKIICSILKLSSAKGRTKAFSTCSSHLIVVVLFYGTAGITYLQPKPNQSEITGKLLSLFYTILIPTLNPIIYTLRNKDITVALRKLLNKILV, encoded by the exons ATGTATGAAGAAAAAG AGGAACGAAAAATTAAACCAGAAAAATCGAATGCCTCTTCTCTGATAGAATTTATTCTACTGGGTTTTTCTGATGTCCCAAGTCTCCAATGGATCCTGTTTGGAATATTTTTGATCATGTATTTGACGATTCTGATGTGCAACAGTACTATAGTGCTAATAACAAGAACTGACCCTGCTCTGCAGACCCCTATGTATTTTTTCCTtagcaatttttcttttgtagaaataTGTTATGTAACAGTCACAATCCCAAGAATGCTTGTGGACCTCTGTACTCAAAAAGGAAATATCTCTATATTTGCCTGTGCCACTCAAATGTGTTTTATCCTTATGCTTGGAGGCACAGAGTGCCTCCTCCTGACAGCAATGGCTTATGACCGTTACGTGGCCATTTGTAACCCTCTACACTATTCTTTAGTCATGAACCACAGGATCTGTACACAATTAGTGTCAGCCTGCTGGATCAGTGTCATACCAGTTGTAATTGGACAAACGTATCAGATTTTCTCTCTGCCATTTTGTGGCTCTAACAGAATTAATCACTTCATCTGTGACATTCCACCAGTGCTCAAACTTGCTTGTGGTGACACATTTGTGAATGAGATAGCAGTCTACATAGTtgcaatggtatttgtcatggtTCCCTTTATGCTAATCATTTTTTCCTATTGCAAAATTATCTGCAGCATTCTGAAACTGTCATCAGCCAAAGGAAGGACCAAAGCTTTCTCCACCTGTTCCTCTCACCTGATAGTTGTAGTCTTATTCTATGGAACAGCTGGCATCACATACTTACAACCCAAGCCAAATCAATCAGAAATAACTGGAAAACTGTTGTCTCTTTTTTACACCATTTTGATACCAACTCTGAATCCTATTATATACACTCTAAGGaacaaggacatcactgtggctcTGAGAAAATTACTCAATAAGATACTAGTGTGA
- the LOC117704086 gene encoding olfactory receptor 10AG1-like, which produces MNYQQNPQEGNVTNLKEFILLGFSDVPDLQWFLFGLMIAMYSFILLGNGTIVLITKIDSALQTPMYFFLGNFSFLEICYVSITIPRMVFNLGTQRRTISFIACATQMCCTLILGATECFLLAVMAYDRYVAICNPLRYPLVMNQKVCSQLVIGSWISGIPVQIGQTSQIFSLSFCGSNQINHFFCDIPPVLHLACGDIFINEMMVFLGAALFVLFPFLLIVFSYGKIISTVLKLSSAKSGVKAFSTCSSHLAVVILFFGSGMITYFRSNTSHSGEIDKVLSLFYTVVTPMFNPMVYSLRNKDVTIALRKFLCKQFVKI; this is translated from the coding sequence ATGAACTATCAACAAAATCCACAAGAAGGAAATGTAACCAATCTGAAGGAATTCATTCTTCTTGGATTTTCAGATGTTCCTGATCTCCAATGGTTTCTATTTGGACTGATGATTGCCATGTATTCCTTTATCCTATTAGGCAATGGCACCATTGTACTAATCACAAAGATAGACTCTGCTCTTCAGACCCCTATGTACTTTTTTCTtggtaacttttcttttttagagaTATGCTATGTATCAATTACTATTCCCAGAATGGTCTTTAACCTTGGAACACAGAGAAGGACCATCTCTTTCATTGCCTGTGCTACACAAATGTGTTGCACTCTTATCCTGGGGGCCACAGAGTGCTTCCTGCTGGCTGTGATGGCCTATGACCGTTATGTTGCCATCTGTAACCCCCTGCGCTATCCTCTAGTTATGAACCAAAAAGTATGTTCTCAACTGGTGATTGGCTCCTGGATCAGTGGAATCCCAGTACAGATAGGGCAAACATCACAAATTTTTTCTCTATCGTTTTGTGGTTCCAACCAGATCAACCACTTCTTCTGTGACATTCCCCCAGTACTTCATCTGGCCTGTGGGGACATTTTTATCAATGAGATGATGGTTTTCCTAGGTGCTGCATTATTTGTCTTGTTTCCATTCCTGTTAATAGTCTTTTCGTATGGGAAAATCATCTCTACAGTCCTAAAATTGTCATCAGCCAAGAGTGGAGTCAAAGCCTTCTCTACTTGTTCATCTCATCTTGCAGTTGTTATCTTATTTTTTGGATCAGGTATGATTACATATTTTAGATCTAATACTAGTCATTCTGGTGAGATAGATAAAgtgctttctcttttctatacTGTTGTGACTCCCATGTTTAATCCCATGGTATACAGTCTAAGAAACAAAGATGTCACAATAGCACTGAGAAAATTCTTATGCAAACAATTTGTGAAAATATAA